A region from the Acidiferrobacter sp. SPIII_3 genome encodes:
- the mltG gene encoding endolytic transglycosylase MltG: MRPLSKWGLGALVVCGLSAAGWYLLADRPLHPGVKTFHLPTGTTMRAFAELLQRRHVIDSANTFVALAELTGEGDALKTGVYRFPDPTTPLGILHRVVTGQVVEYPLTLVPGWTFHQVRQALARAPHLTDDVGGRSHAAVRAALHMHASLQGAFFPDTYYYTYGASATSVLARARKRLRALLGKDWRKRAPDLPLRTPQQALILASLIEKETAKAGERRKIAGVFVNRLRLGMRLETDPTVIFSLGKRYHGVLTSTDLAYPSPYNTYLHYGLPPTPIGLCSARTLYAALHPDKTRALYFVATGRGGHVFSDTLQAQDEAIRKYEIDSTPPAVVPESRGARRVGQDHANRSRRRLLRTP, translated from the coding sequence ATGCGCCCGCTCTCTAAGTGGGGCCTCGGCGCCCTGGTCGTGTGTGGCCTCTCGGCGGCCGGATGGTATCTGCTCGCCGATCGCCCGCTGCATCCGGGCGTAAAGACCTTCCACCTACCCACCGGGACCACCATGCGCGCCTTCGCGGAACTGCTTCAAAGGCGCCACGTAATCGATTCCGCAAACACCTTCGTGGCGCTTGCGGAGCTCACGGGGGAGGGCGATGCCTTGAAGACCGGCGTGTACCGGTTTCCCGACCCGACAACCCCCCTTGGTATCCTGCACAGGGTGGTGACCGGGCAGGTCGTCGAATATCCGCTCACGCTCGTGCCCGGCTGGACGTTCCATCAGGTGCGGCAGGCCTTGGCCCGCGCGCCGCATCTCACAGACGACGTGGGGGGCCGCTCGCATGCCGCGGTGCGCGCCGCGCTGCATATGCATGCAAGCCTCCAGGGGGCGTTTTTCCCGGACACCTACTACTATACCTATGGGGCATCGGCCACGTCGGTACTGGCGCGCGCCCGCAAACGCCTGCGCGCGCTGCTCGGTAAGGACTGGCGCAAACGCGCCCCCGACCTGCCTCTGCGCACGCCGCAGCAGGCCCTGATCCTGGCATCCCTCATCGAGAAGGAGACCGCCAAGGCCGGCGAGCGGCGCAAGATCGCGGGCGTGTTCGTCAACCGCCTGCGTCTTGGTATGCGGCTTGAAACCGACCCCACGGTGATCTTCAGTCTCGGCAAACGCTACCACGGGGTCCTCACCAGCACCGATCTCGCATACCCGAGCCCCTACAACACCTACCTCCATTATGGGCTGCCGCCAACACCCATCGGCCTATGCAGCGCCCGCACCCTTTATGCCGCGCTCCACCCCGACAAGACGCGTGCCTTGTATTTTGTGGCCACCGGACGCGGAGGTCATGTATTCTCTGATACTCTCCAGGCACAAGACGAGGCAATCCGTAAGTATGAGATCGACAGCACCCCGCCGGCCGTTGTTCCTGAGTCTCGAGGGGCTCGACGGGTCGGGCAAGACCACGCAAATCGATCGCGTCGCAGACTTCTGCGAACACCATAA
- the tmk gene encoding dTMP kinase: MRSTAPRRPLFLSLEGLDGSGKTTQIDRVADFCEHHNAEGVVVTREPGGTEVGERIRHILLEHASLHAQTELLLVFAARIQHVKAVIAPALALGKTVVCDRYLDATYAYQGYGRGLDISLIDAMTRLLDIPLPDLTFYFDVPVPVALARRAGRAADRIEAEGEEFFGRVREGYRRRAQDDPGRFVVIPATGSLTEVGEAVDAALAGRW; the protein is encoded by the coding sequence ATGAGATCGACAGCACCCCGCCGGCCGTTGTTCCTGAGTCTCGAGGGGCTCGACGGGTCGGGCAAGACCACGCAAATCGATCGCGTCGCAGACTTCTGCGAACACCATAACGCCGAGGGCGTCGTGGTGACCCGGGAGCCTGGAGGGACCGAAGTCGGGGAGCGCATTCGCCATATCCTGCTGGAACACGCCTCACTGCACGCGCAAACCGAGCTTCTGCTGGTGTTCGCGGCGCGCATACAGCATGTCAAGGCGGTGATCGCCCCGGCGCTGGCGCTCGGCAAGACCGTCGTCTGCGACCGCTACCTGGACGCCACCTACGCCTATCAAGGCTACGGGCGAGGCCTCGACATCTCCTTGATAGACGCCATGACACGCCTCCTCGACATCCCGCTGCCAGACCTCACCTTCTATTTCGATGTACCCGTGCCCGTGGCCTTGGCGCGACGCGCGGGACGCGCCGCTGATCGCATCGAGGCCGAGGGTGAGGAGTTTTTCGGGCGGGTGCGCGAAGGTTATCGCCGGCGGGCTCAGGACGATCCGGGGCGCTTTGTCGTCATACCCGCCACGGGGTCCTTGACCGAGGTCGGAGAGGCCGTGGACGCGGCCCTTGCAGGGCGCTGGTAG
- the holB gene encoding DNA polymerase III subunit delta' → MLPWQKAAWDRVGDIERLPHALLLSGPPGIGKRLFAERLARRLVCEHTTACDACRACRLAANDNHPDVLIVRPQEGKTEITVDDARALNQFLVLTPHLATRRVVLVVDADRLNRSASNAILKTLEEPPSGSYLLCYLLLVSDAPTRLLPTIRSRCQNLILPRPTEEEGLSYLQAHQLPDPGGLLALAHGAPLRALAWPHDAPAMAQRLFASLEAVALGRDSALEATEAWQASDMEMGLAFLTEIAAAVTQVALTGTIARGWQGAQEGRLRALAARLDLEQMLGLWDEALETRGLLSAPLDRRLMWDRLFLHVEPRG, encoded by the coding sequence ATGTTGCCTTGGCAGAAGGCGGCATGGGACCGCGTAGGCGACATAGAGCGCCTACCCCACGCGCTGCTTTTAAGTGGACCACCCGGCATTGGAAAACGCCTGTTCGCCGAGCGCCTCGCGCGCCGGCTGGTGTGCGAGCACACCACGGCCTGCGATGCCTGTCGTGCCTGCCGACTGGCCGCAAACGACAATCATCCGGACGTTCTGATCGTGCGCCCGCAAGAGGGCAAGACCGAGATCACAGTCGACGATGCCCGGGCCCTCAATCAGTTTCTGGTGCTGACACCCCATCTCGCAACGCGCCGCGTGGTGCTCGTCGTCGACGCCGACCGCCTCAACCGATCGGCCTCGAATGCAATCCTAAAGACCCTCGAAGAACCGCCCTCCGGCAGTTATCTGCTCTGTTATCTGCTCTTGGTCAGCGATGCCCCGACCCGCCTCTTGCCCACCATCCGCTCGCGCTGCCAAAACCTGATCCTGCCACGACCGACAGAAGAGGAGGGGCTTTCCTACCTGCAGGCCCATCAGCTGCCGGACCCGGGAGGGCTGTTGGCATTGGCCCACGGGGCGCCGCTACGCGCCCTGGCATGGCCGCACGACGCACCCGCCATGGCGCAACGACTCTTCGCGAGCCTGGAGGCCGTGGCCCTGGGCCGCGACTCGGCACTGGAGGCCACCGAGGCCTGGCAGGCCAGCGACATGGAGATGGGATTGGCCTTCCTGACGGAGATCGCAGCCGCCGTGACGCAGGTGGCACTGACTGGAACCATCGCCCGGGGCTGGCAGGGCGCCCAGGAAGGGCGCTTGCGTGCTTTGGCGGCTCGACTAGACTTGGAGCAAATGCTCGGCCTCTGGGATGAGGCGCTCGAGACCCGGGGTCTGCTCAGCGCACCCCTGGATCGCCGTCTGATGTGGGACCGGCTGTTTTTGCATGTTGAGCCGCGAGGGTGA
- a CDS encoding PilZ domain-containing protein yields MSTVESQTRDNLKAPVRPGVLSLVIKDRNALYTAYMPFLKGGGLFIPSNKPYKLGDEVFMLLTLIDSKEKVPVAGHVVWVTPQDAPGGRAPGIGIQFSAKDAEVARTKIETLLIGQLQSDRPTHTM; encoded by the coding sequence ATGTCGACCGTAGAATCACAGACACGAGACAACCTAAAGGCCCCGGTACGTCCCGGCGTCTTATCGCTCGTAATCAAGGACCGCAATGCCTTGTACACCGCTTACATGCCGTTTCTGAAAGGCGGTGGCCTGTTCATACCGAGCAACAAACCCTACAAGCTCGGCGATGAAGTCTTCATGCTGCTCACCCTCATCGACAGCAAAGAGAAGGTGCCGGTCGCAGGCCACGTCGTCTGGGTGACGCCTCAGGACGCGCCCGGTGGACGGGCACCGGGTATCGGCATCCAATTTAGCGCCAAGGACGCCGAGGTCGCGCGCACCAAGATCGAGACCCTTCTCATAGGCCAATTGCAATCGGATCGCCCGACCCATACGATGTAG
- a CDS encoding TatD family hydrolase, producing the protein MPLVDSHCHLHFAPLRDDIDAVLARAHERGVSHMLCVSVGLSDIGPIQDVMRRDPSVFGSVGIHPNEAGGTDSLFDDLARLSTHEGIVALGETGLDYYRLEGQDVTRQQTQFRLHIAAARHVAKPLIIHTREAAADTLQILRDEHARDIGGVLHCFTESADFARQVLDLNFCISFSGIVTFKSAQALRDVARLVPEDRLLIETDAPYLAPVPHRGQSNEPSYVSHVAQCLADVRGVSWERIAETTADNFFRLFKDAAPAVAGDTPATAADPRRT; encoded by the coding sequence ATGCCGTTAGTCGATTCGCACTGCCATCTCCACTTCGCCCCGCTGCGCGACGATATCGACGCCGTCTTGGCGCGCGCCCACGAACGCGGCGTGTCCCATATGCTGTGCGTCAGTGTTGGACTCTCGGATATCGGGCCCATACAGGATGTCATGCGCCGGGACCCGAGCGTCTTCGGCTCGGTCGGCATCCACCCCAATGAGGCGGGCGGCACGGATTCGCTCTTCGATGACCTCGCGCGCCTGAGCACGCACGAGGGCATCGTTGCGCTCGGTGAGACCGGCCTTGATTACTATCGATTGGAGGGGCAGGACGTCACCCGCCAACAGACGCAGTTTCGCCTGCACATCGCGGCGGCCCGGCATGTCGCCAAGCCGCTCATCATCCATACGCGCGAGGCCGCCGCCGATACCCTGCAGATCCTGCGCGACGAACACGCACGCGATATCGGGGGCGTCCTGCATTGCTTCACCGAGAGCGCGGATTTCGCGCGCCAGGTCCTCGATCTCAACTTCTGTATCTCATTCTCGGGAATAGTCACCTTCAAGAGCGCGCAGGCGCTGCGGGATGTCGCGCGCCTCGTACCGGAAGATCGCCTCCTGATCGAGACCGACGCCCCGTATCTGGCCCCCGTTCCGCACCGCGGGCAATCGAACGAGCCGTCCTACGTCTCCCATGTCGCGCAATGCCTGGCGGACGTCCGGGGTGTGTCCTGGGAACGGATCGCAGAGACCACCGCGGACAATTTCTTCAGGCTTTTCAAGGATGCGGCACCGGCCGTGGCCGGGGACACCCCGGCCACGGCCGCTGATCCGCGCCGCACATAA